In one window of Photorhabdus laumondii subsp. laumondii DNA:
- a CDS encoding IS66-like element ISPlu20 family transposase, with amino-acid sequence MTLNDLIALDDPGQFRLRALALLQQQGDYIRQLEEALKQAQRWRFGAHSETLPAGPKRSQFEEDADTDIAVLETRLSRLHIKENATPAQPKRQPLPATLPREDIRLAPETESCPDCGHALRFLRDEISERLEYRPATFIVRRYISPQYSCARCQCVHAKAQPAHLIEKGLPEPGLLAQVVVAKYRDHLPLYRQQQIYARSGVTLARSTLSDWVGQVAVALQPLADALKQTLLTSPVLHADETPLPILAPGKGQTQRAYLWTSVTGPDTSPAVVYYELHPGRSGRYAQSLLKDWSGGTLVTDDYAGYNALHARADITEAGCWAHARRKFFDQYKASQSPVAKQALDGIRDLYKLERKIKHRPPDKRRQWRQRYARPWLNEFRSWLQTMQTQTAPNSGLRKAIDYTLKRWSALVCYLDDGGVPIDNNRAENAVRGVALGRKNWLFAGSLAAGQRAAMIMSLLETAKANGHEPWVWLRDVLSRLPVWPNNRLNELLPWPENPFR; translated from the coding sequence CTGGATGACCCCGGCCAGTTCCGCCTGCGGGCACTGGCGCTGCTTCAGCAACAAGGTGATTATATTCGCCAGCTGGAAGAGGCCCTGAAACAGGCGCAACGCTGGCGTTTTGGCGCGCACAGCGAAACCCTGCCTGCCGGTCCCAAACGCAGTCAGTTTGAGGAAGATGCCGATACCGATATCGCGGTGCTGGAAACCCGGCTGTCACGCCTGCATATCAAGGAAAACGCGACCCCGGCCCAGCCTAAACGTCAGCCTTTGCCGGCGACTTTACCCCGTGAAGATATCCGGCTGGCGCCGGAGACGGAGAGCTGCCCGGATTGCGGTCATGCCCTGCGCTTTTTGCGTGATGAAATCAGTGAGCGACTGGAATACCGTCCGGCCACGTTTATCGTCCGGCGCTATATCAGCCCGCAGTACAGCTGCGCGCGCTGTCAGTGTGTGCATGCTAAAGCCCAGCCCGCCCATCTTATTGAAAAGGGCCTTCCAGAGCCGGGGTTGCTGGCTCAGGTGGTGGTCGCTAAATATCGTGACCACCTGCCGCTCTACCGTCAGCAGCAAATCTATGCCCGCAGCGGTGTCACCCTGGCCCGCAGCACCCTGTCGGACTGGGTGGGGCAGGTGGCGGTGGCGTTGCAACCGTTAGCCGATGCCCTGAAGCAGACGCTGCTGACGTCCCCGGTGCTGCATGCCGATGAGACCCCGTTGCCGATACTGGCCCCGGGAAAAGGCCAGACCCAGCGAGCTTACCTGTGGACGTCTGTCACCGGCCCCGATACCTCGCCGGCAGTGGTATACTATGAGCTGCATCCCGGCCGCAGCGGCCGTTATGCCCAGAGCCTGCTGAAAGACTGGTCGGGCGGCACGTTGGTGACGGATGACTATGCCGGTTACAACGCACTGCATGCCCGGGCGGATATCACCGAAGCGGGTTGCTGGGCTCACGCCCGCCGCAAATTCTTTGACCAATACAAAGCGAGCCAAAGTCCGGTGGCGAAACAGGCGCTGGATGGCATTCGTGACCTGTACAAGCTGGAGCGAAAAATCAAACACCGGCCGCCGGATAAACGGCGTCAGTGGCGGCAGCGTTATGCCCGGCCGTGGCTGAATGAGTTCCGGTCCTGGTTGCAAACGATGCAGACCCAAACGGCCCCCAACTCGGGGTTACGCAAAGCGATAGATTACACGCTGAAGCGCTGGTCGGCGCTGGTGTGTTATCTGGATGACGGGGGGGTGCCGATAGACAACAACCGGGCGGAGAATGCGGTCCGGGGTGTGGCGCTCGGCCGAAAGAACTGGCTTTTTGCGGGTTCACTGGCCGCGGGGCAACGGGCGGCCATGATAATGAGCCTGCTGGAAACGGCCAAAGCCAACGGACATGAGCCCTGGGTCTGGTTACGTGATGTCCTCAGCCGGCTGCCTGTCTGGCCGAACAATCGGTTGAATGAGCTGTTGCCCTGGCCTGAGAATCCCTTCCGTTAA
- a CDS encoding addiction module antidote protein codes for MAKARLHDDAMVQLLREDPEFAQHYLHQAFVDMDEEGGQEAFLMALRHVVEARGGMAQIADKAGVSRETLYRTLSPKGNPTLKTLRNVVAATGFQFSHIALIA; via the coding sequence ATGGCCAAAGCACGTTTACATGATGATGCAATGGTGCAGCTTCTCCGTGAAGATCCTGAGTTTGCTCAGCATTATCTGCATCAGGCATTTGTTGATATGGATGAAGAAGGCGGGCAGGAAGCATTTCTTATGGCATTACGCCATGTTGTAGAAGCACGAGGAGGAATGGCACAGATTGCAGATAAGGCAGGTGTTTCACGCGAGACTCTGTACCGAACGCTGTCGCCTAAAGGCAATCCGACTTTGAAAACTTTGCGTAACGTCGTTGCAGCAACAGGATTTCAATTCTCTCATATCGCATTAATAGCTTAA